One Deltaproteobacteria bacterium genomic window, CGGCGCGGCTTCGGTGATCGCCGGCGAGCGGCGGGCACGACTCGAGTATGCCGAGCTGAGAGATCCCGAGACCCTCGCGGAGCTGGCGGAGGTGGCGGGGCCGGCGCTGCTGGCCGTCGCGGTGTGGGTGGGCGGTGTCAGGCTGATCGACAACCGGCTGCTCGTGCCGGAAGGAGACGTGCCATGAATTCCCCCCGGATGCGCAAGATGCTGCGGGCCAAGATCCATCGCGCCACCGTGACCGAGGCCAACGTCGACTACGAGGGCTCGATCACGATGGACCGGCGGCTGATGGAGGCCACCGACCTCCTGCCGAACGAGGCCGTCTGGGTGTGGGACGTGACCAACGGCAATCGCTTCGAGACCTACGCCGTCGAGGGCCCGCCCGACAGCGGCGTCGTCTGCGTGAACGGCGCCGCCGCGCATCTCGTCCGGCCCGGCGACCTGGTGATCATCGC contains:
- a CDS encoding aspartate 1-decarboxylase, with translation MRKMLRAKIHRATVTEANVDYEGSITMDRRLMEATDLLPNEAVWVWDVTNGNRFETYAVEGPPDSGVVCVNGAAAHLVRPGDLVIIAAFTWMEEAAARAHEPKVVFVDERNRMREKRAEVAMVRATG